One part of the Phragmites australis chromosome 3, lpPhrAust1.1, whole genome shotgun sequence genome encodes these proteins:
- the LOC133911487 gene encoding ADP,ATP carrier protein 1, mitochondrial-like — protein MADELRSPSVIQRVHGQSVLLSRISSYSAMNNPVFNNAHSAYNVPLRSYHGMNTTVGLSSFITPSPVFASAPKEKGFSGFMIDFLMGGVSAAVSKTAAAPIERVKLLIQNQDEMIKSGRLSEPYKGIGDCFRRTMKDEGVVALWRGNTANVIRYFPTQALNFAFKDHFKRMFNFKKDKDGYWKWFAGNLASGGAAGACSLFFVYSLDYARTRLANDAKAAKKGGGRQFNGLVDVYRKTLASDGIRGLYRGFNISCVGIIVYRGLYFGMYDSLKPVLLVGSLQDNFFASFLLGWGITIGAGLASYPIDTVRRRMMMTSGEAVKYNSSLDAFKQIVAKEGTKSLFKGAGANILRAVAGAGVLAGYDKLQVIVFGKKYGSGGG, from the exons ATGGCGGATGAACTACGTTCTCCATCTGTGATCCAGAGGGTCCATGGGCAGTCCGTGTTGTTGAGCAGAATCTCTTCTTATTCTGCAATGAATAACCCTGTATTCAACAACGCACATTCTGCTTACAATGTGCCCCTGAGGTCGTACCATGGAATGAACACAACTGTTGGGCTCTCATCTTTCATCACACCATCCCCTGTCTTCGCTTCTGCCCCGAAAGAGAAAGGTTTTTCTGGATTTATGATTGACTTTCTGATGGGTGGAGTTTCTGCTGCTGTCTCCAAGACAGCTGCTGCTCCAATTGAGCGTGTCAAGCTTTTGATTCAGAACCAGGATGAAATGATCAAGAGTGGCAGGCTTTCTGAACCGTACAAGGGTATTGGTGACTGCTTTCGCCGGACGATGAAAGATGAGGGTGTCGTTGCACTGTGGAGAGGAAACACAGCTAATGTCATTCGTTACTTCCCAACACAG GCATTGAACTTTGCCTTCAAGGACCACTTCAAGCGCATGTTCAACTTTAAGAAGGACAAGGATGGGTACTGGAAGTGGTTTGCTGGCAACCTGGCTTCTGGAGGAGCTGCTGGTGCTTGCTCTCTGTTCTTTGTTTATTCTCTGGACTACGCCCGTACGCGTTTGGCTAATGATGCCAAAGCTGCGAAGAAGGGTGGTGGGAGGCAGTTCAATGGACTTGTTGATGTTTACCGCAAGACCCTCGCCAGTGATGGTATCCGCGGCCTCTACCGTGGATTCAATATCTCTTGTGTGGGAATCATTGTATACCGAGGTCTTTACTTTGGAATGTACGATTCCCTCAAGCCAGTGCTTCTTGTTGGTTCCCTGCAG GATAACTTCTTTGCCAGCTTCTTACTCGGCTGGGGTATAACAATTGGTGCTGGTCTTGCCTCGTACCCTATTGATACTGTTCGCCGTCGCATGATGATGACATCTGGCGAAGCTGTCAAGTACAACAGCTCCTTGGATGCTTTCAAGCAGATTGTCGCAAAGGAGGGTACTAAGTCCCTCTTTAAGGGTGCTGGCGCGAACATCCTCCGTGCTGTTGCTGGTGCTGGTGTCCTTGCTGGGTACGACAAGCTCCAGGTGATTGTCTTCGGCAAGAAGTACGGGTCTGGCGGCGGCTAA